One region of Oncorhynchus nerka isolate Pitt River linkage group LG22, Oner_Uvic_2.0, whole genome shotgun sequence genomic DNA includes:
- the LOC115105494 gene encoding cytochrome c oxidase subunit 7B, mitochondrial-like: MFRFVKAALNVSAGQGARQVRLSSTHSPEFHAKYGTGLMIGGFAFCVSVWGFVLTQTGITWNLSPVGKVQPKPWREVEE, from the exons ATGTTTCGGTTTGTTAAAGCAGCGCTGAACGTCTCCG CAGGACAAGGTGCCCGTCAAGTGAGGCTCAGTTCGACGCACTCCCCCGAATTCCATGCCAAGTATGGCACCGGACTGATGATCGGAGGATTCGcgttttgtgtgtctgtctggggatTT GTACTGACACAAACCGGCATCACATGGAATCTGTCTCCAGTCGGCAAGGTCCAACCCAAACCATGGAGGGAGGTAGAAGAATAA